ATTTTCTGCAGAAGCGTCTTACTGCTTGACCTCAGGTTGTACCTTGTGGACATTACGTTCTATGAAATACAAGAGTCgcagaaagacaaacattaatATCTAAATTGGTGAACGGGTAGAAGTaaagagtagagtggtggttgtcagggcctggaggaaggggaaactgggagttGCTATGAATGGGTGTGAAGTCTCGACCACACAAGATGAATAAATCCTAGAGGTCTGCTCTACCGCATTGTTCCTAAGGTTAACAATAGTGCATGGCATTGCACCGCATGGTATACTTAAAACGTAAGAGGATGACTCTCACACTAAGTTTTCTCTCCACCATAAGgtaaaaatacaacagaaatataAGAGCACAGACTCAAACAGAGAAAATGTGTTTAAACAGTCAATTTTACGGTAGAAATCAGTGGGAGAACCATACCAAGACCGAGTAAATCACAAGATCTGCTCCAATTCCTGAGCGAATATTTCATCTACTGTTAGTATCACCATAAGCCTTTAATGTCATCCATCTAACCTGGATGACCTTCATAGTCTCCAGCAAATTTGTCTGCGCACTAGGCTTCCTGTTGAAGACTCCTAAGGCAGACACACCAAGACTAAGGATTCGGGCATCCAACCCCCCACACAAACCCTTAGCACCTATCTCATCTGATCTTTGCTCTTTCTTTATTTACTTCCCATTCCATGCTCTCATGGTCCACCTGCCTGTACACAATTCCTTCCAAGGCACTTTCAGCATCCAATTACTGGTCATCCTTCGAGCTCAGGGAAATGCCTCCTTGCTCTACGTTCTGGGTAACTCTTCTAACCCTCTTTCATCTGCTTTCCCTTCCCTAAATTCATACCCACAACTTAACAGGAAGCCCTCCTCACCTTTTCCACCAAGACTTTCTCAAACAAAGTTACCATCATGGGATCAATTCACACCCTTCCAGACAGAGGCTCTGCTCTCTAGAATCTTCTGTCCCACAAAGGTAGGATGAAGAAGAGGGGAGGACAAATAGACACCTGACTGTAGCACGAGATGGAGGTTATgaagagcaggaaggagaggagaccGAGACCCTCACCTGGTTGCAGACGGGCTTGTACTTGAGCCCCGGCTTGCTCAGGATCCTCTCCAGCTGCCTGCGGTTAAAGTTGGACACCCCGATGGACTTGGCCAGTCCTGCATCCTTGCACTtctccagggcctggggaggaagtgggggtGAACATGATTTGGAATGGGCTATAGATCAAGAATAAATGcctaaaaaaaatctgttaacaaGGTTTCCTGTCAAGAATTAgcattgaatcaagaagaaaaaaggggaagaagGTCGTGACGCAAGAATAAGAAGTACTGCCTCCTCCTTAGCAAAACCTGGGAGAAGATCCATCACATTGAAGGAAGGAGATGCTCATCTTCATTGTCCCAAATTCTCCTGCGTTCCTCTAACATGTCAGCACTGATTCCCCCACCACATCCCCAGTGTAACAGCTCTTTAGAGTTCATGAAGTGTGGAATCTGATGGCCCACAGCCCATTCTCACAGGTGCAAGAAGTGAAGCAGGCGCCcctctcctggcttcctccccGGGCTCTCTCCTCCACGGACTCACCTCCCACGTGCGACAGAGATCCACTGTGTCAaatatcatttttccattttcgTCTTTTGGCAAAAGTTCCTCCCCTGGCTGGAATAGAAGCAGTCATCTTAGAGACGTCACAAAATAATCCCCCACCCTCAGCCAGGCTGCCAGGCAGCTGTTGCAACATTCTAGATCTCCTACACTTACTATATGTTTTAATAAATAGGATTTTCCTAGGTCCTAAAGTGGACTCATAGTgatttatgtaaaaaatgtcaAAGAGTTACTTGGCTTTACTTCCGGGAAAAAATTGCAATGCAATCTTGACCTAAGCCTAACAACCAGTGCTGTGTTCCTTTTACCTCTGAACATCTGATAGCACCAGGGCAGGCATATGAGCCAGcaagactctctctctcttttttttttttccggggggtacaccaagttcaatcatctgtttttatacacatatccccttgaAGTTAGTATGGAAGGTGGAAGATCCCGGCATACTCTCAAATGTTCATGACCTTGACCTGATCAATGTTAATTTGACACTGATGGAAAATgttgagataaaaataaagcaaaccaaGAGTAATAGGAACTTAAGGgacagaaaaaataaagggagaCATTTCTGAAGAGTCCTGCAAATCCTTAAATCTATCCATGGCTGGGACTTGCCAACTACATAGTCCAATAAGCTCTTTTGCACAGGAGGGCTTGAGTAGATCTCTGtaaatagaaatttagaaattgagtagattttttttttaaatcaagaattcTACATAATACAGTTCTTAATGGCTAAGTGCAGTCTATAAAACTCATCATGGAGACAGCCAACAGTGTAGGCAAGGTCTCCCAGGTCCCTATAAAGGCTGCTAGGTTCAGACTCTCCCAGAGAGACCGCCACCACATCTGCTCAACGTGAAAGGGTGAAAGCGGAGGTGAACGCATCCTGTTCAAGTGCAGGGCAGTTTCATTGCTCAGCACGGCTGCACCAAACTCTGTGTTCATGCAATCCCCAGGGGACTCGGAGTCATAACCAGTCCCCTGTGCTGAACACGCCTATGTTTATGTCCTCGAGTGTTTGAGGCAGAGCGTGTGAGATTGTTGAACTCTTTACTCTTGGAGGCATCGAAAGGAAATTAAGGATTCCGAAGAAACTCAGTAAAAAGATATTCAGAAATTATGATTTTCGGAATTCTGCCCTATATCGTGTAGTCATCCATGTAAGCATCGCTACATCCTACAGAGGAAAAGCCTAATCCAACCATCCAGGCAAGTAGACAGACATTCTCACACAAGGAATACATAGATGTGATTACACACACTGCCCACCTTCAGAGCCATTGGAAAATGCATAATATAGAGGTCCACATAGTCCAGTTGCAGATTTTTCAGTGACTTTTCCAAGGCTGGTCGCACCAGCTCTGGTCGAAGAGAGGTGCACCAAAGCTGCAGAGGTTAAAGAATGGAAACTGTGTTAAATAATGCTGtaggtgattttgtttttcttctttcacttaaaaagtagacatttttccCGATTAGAAATGGATGACCACAAAGGAAAACCAGTGAGTTTCCTTTTCAGTTCCATTTCCGATCTAACTAACCCatgtattctttattatttcattggtTTTATCATCAGTACATCATTCACAATGGAAGGAAATGatccaagaaataaaaagtattatcaAATAATTACCATACCCATCACCTGAATTGTGTTTCATAGAATTGAGAAACAGTGCACAATCTTCATCTAATTCTATCAAAGCATCAGCCCTCTCATGCATAATTGGTATCTCTTTGTTTACACAACTATAGGAAAGGTGCTTTGAACATACTAATATGAGCAGTACGTAATTCGAGACCCTTCGGCTAGATCTTCTATGATACACAAAGTGCCTCTCCTATTTCCCTCTCTTATTGTTGAAAGTGAGAACGGAGATTTAGAATTTGAAGAGATTTTAGAAAGTCACAAAGATGGTAAGGAAAGCTATAATGAGAGCACAGTTCTATCTGATTCATTAGTCCATACGAAATCACACAGCTCTGATCTAGGCTCAGAGAAGTACAGTGACTTTACTCTACAATCACAACTTGAAGACGTCGATGAAGAAAAAGTTACCATCACGCTCTTCTTTTGCGGGGGGAGTGGGGTTACtagatttaatatataaatatgggtGGAAAACAAGTCTCACCAATAAGCACCATTCACCAGACAACTACTGATCCTATTACATAGTTGTCACCTGCACACAACCTCTTGCACAcatctgcacacacaccacacacggcACCTTTGAAGTGTAGAAGATGTCTTGTCTCTTCACAGTGCCGTCTGCAATCTTGCTTCGAATGGCCTCTCCAACCTGTGCTTCATTTTGGTACAAATGAGCACAGTCGATATGGCGGAACCCAACATCTATAGCGAATTTGGTGACCTCCAAGGCTTCACTCTTAGGAACCTACACAAGCAACAAAGGGAGTCGTTGGATATCCACATGATGAAGAGATTGCTCAGGCACAAGCTTTAATCTGCCCCAGCAGCAGCCTTTCTTCATGCCTCTGGTTAGCTCTGCACGTGTGCTGAGGATCCCAGAACGGTTGCCCTCAACGTCCTGGTAGGTAGTTAAGTGCACATCCAGGAGCCCCTTCAATCCCAGGGAACCCCTGGTTCACCCTGGGCATCAGAGGTCCCCAAGACCACCTCCAGCTTCAGTGATTTGCTGCAAGATCCCAAAAGACTCAGCATATAGCTGTAGTCATGGATACAATCTATGCTTGTGAGGTGTTTGAAGCAAGTCAACAAAGGGATAAGGTCCATGGTACAAAGCATCAACAAATAAGGTGAAAGCTTCTAAGAGTCCTCTGTCCACCAGTGTAGCCACACAGAACACACCAAATACAAGCTGTGTCTATTCAAGGTGTACAAAGTGGTGTTTTCATATAAGTACCCACTGTGAAACGCTTCCCACAACCAAGCTGCTTCACAGACCCATCCCCTCACATAGCTACCTTTTGAGTGTGGTGAGAACacctaagatctactctctcagcaaatttcaagaaCAGAACCAACGATTATTAACTATAACACCATGCTGTACACTGGATCTCAagaaatttttcatcttatagctgaaggTTTGTACCCTAGACCAACATCTTTACATTTTTCCCAGCTGTGTTCCTAGCTTCTGGGCACCTCTACTCCCTGCttctgtgagtctgattctttTAAGATTCTATCCAAAGAGATcaggcagtatttgtctttctatgattggcttatttcacttagcttcaCGTTCTctgggttcatctgtgttgtggcAAATGGTAGGATAACTTCTtttataaggctgaataatattccactttttttaatattggaatataattgcttaacttttttttatctgattcagaatcttttctttttcaaggaggTAAATACTTGGCTTAACTGCCCTCTGTTGGGTCTGGTACTGCGTTTCCTTAAACACACGGGCATTCGGAAATGTACCAAGGAGTGAACAAGTGAGCTTCAGCGATCGCCTGGAcccttccctcccctcatccCACTGTGCACTACAAAGTAAACAAGCCCTGTCTTCTGTCTCCAAAATGTCTCTGgatatttccttttgtttgtttgtttgtttgttttttagtttttaatagttttataataGTTGTCCAGGTTGTCTGTGATGAAGCGttgaaatgaagttttaaaaaaacgcTATCTTGACCGAGTTTGAGAATTGGGCAAGAGGCCAGCTAGTTCCTCTTCCTGAGCAGCTGATGAAGCCCACACCTCCAACCACCTAccttttgttttatagatgaaacACATGAGACTCAAAGTTTAAGCACCAGGTCCTATTCATACAACTACATACTCCAAAGACAAGATGGACAGAAAACTTTCTGGCTTCCAGTCTAGCAAATTGTCCACTTTACCCCCCTTCCACCCAAGCACTGAAGATTATAGTTtgataaaaaatatgttacaaaaacCAAGAACTGAAACCTTGCCCCGTAAGACTGTAGCTTATCCCCTTAAGCGATCTTATATTTTCCATTAGAACAAGTTTCCACCAGAAACAGAGGTACAAGGCAAAACACAGTTTCACCTGACATTCAGCAGGCACCCCATAGCGGAAAAGAAGTTCTCTCCCATGATTTTTCATTCACCTCATCTTCAGGACCTTGGATGTCAACTATTTCTCTGGGTTTTGTCTTTTTGGAAGGAGGAAAGGCTCCTTGAATTGATGAAACATACAGAGAAACCCTCCCATTACAATCACCCTGAAAGCCAAGCAGCTACAGTCAGTGTTCCTGACAGCTGGGTTTCAGCTCCTCTGCCAAGCTGGGAAAGAGATGGAGACtggtgcaggggaggggggaggcgagAAAAATCGGTGGTGACCACAGCTTCAAAGCATGATGCAGGGTGAAGACTGAAAGCTTCCTCCCCTTTCACAGTGAGTGGTTCTAGCCTGGTGAGTGGAATAAAATGAGCCTCCCAGTGCCACACAGGAACTCAACCACCTGAAAACCCAAGTCCCCATTCACTTATGTTacatcccttttctttttataccTCAACCCCGAGACCACGGCTGTTACCTCCTCAGGTGCGTAGGTTCCAAATCCCAGCACGGGAATGAAGTGGCCATCGCTAAGTTTCAGAGGCGGGCACTTGCGATCCATTGTCTGCTGCTCCTCTGGCTGAGCGGACTCTGATGTTCCTTCTGCCTTCGCAGGTTATGAATAACAGGAAGGTAACACTCCAGCTGCACGGACCAGTGTCAGCAGATATAGTGTAGGAGGCGCGTGATTGAATCATCACCAATGGAGTAAGAAATAATTGCAGCCAATTAACTTGTTTGGTTTTTATCAGAATTATCTTAAGTATTATGTGATGATTTATAAATCATTAATTTCTTGGAAAATTTTACCTcgtatttttaataactaaatttaCAATTCTAGATCCACTGTCATTATTGTAAATTACTACATGGGATTTACTGAACAACTGTTGACCGTATGTTAGACAAGAAACCTCCACATAccaatcttttctgtttttcgAATTATGAAGCCCAATCTTGACCAAACATTAATTGAAACGACTCTCTTACGGTACACACACGCGCACAATCACACGCCTTAAAGGACTGACTAATaagcatttttcaaaatcttaGCACTTAATGAGGAATGAAAagttcaaatgaaaataaacgTGCCTTATTACATGTCCCACAAGCAAAATTATTTTGCTTGTGGATGGGGGTGAAATcctgaaaaatgatacaaa
The window above is part of the Hippopotamus amphibius kiboko isolate mHipAmp2 chromosome 4, mHipAmp2.hap2, whole genome shotgun sequence genome. Proteins encoded here:
- the LOC130851344 gene encoding dihydrodiol dehydrogenase 3-like; protein product: MDRKCPPLKLSDGHFIPVLGFGTYAPEEVPKSEALEVTKFAIDVGFRHIDCAHLYQNEAQVGEAIRSKIADGTVKRQDIFYTSKLWCTSLRPELVRPALEKSLKNLQLDYVDLYIMHFPMALKPGEELLPKDENGKMIFDTVDLCRTWEALEKCKDAGLAKSIGVSNFNRRQLERILSKPGLKYKPVCNQVECHPYLNQSKLLDFCKSNDIVLVAYGALGSQRLKDWINPNHPVLLDDPVLCAIAKKHKQTPALVALRYQLQRGVVVLAKSYNTKRIKENMQVFNFELTSEDMKAIDGLNKNLRYYDLLIFADHPEYPYSEE